The nucleotide sequence CAGACGGATGCTGTCCGTCCGTCATTCGAGGGGGGCCGGACGACCTCGCGTTGTCGGGTACAGAACATCCACGTGTCGGAACGATGAGTTCATGGGGCACGGGTCTCGCGTACGCTGCGCGCCCATGAGCATCGCAGTGGTGACGGGAGCGGGATCGGGCATCGGCCGCAGTGTGGCCCTCGCCCTGGCGGCGGCCGGCTGGTCGGTGGCCCTGGCGGGCCGCCGCGCGGCCGCGCTGGAGGAGACGGCGGCGGCCGCGCCGGCCGGGGACTTCCTGGTCGTCCCCACGGACGTCACCTCGGCGGACGAGGTCGCGGCCCTCTTCACGGCGGTACGGGACCGCTACGGCCGCGTCGACCTGCTCTTCAACAACGCCGGTACGTTCGCGGGCGGCGGCGTCCCCGTCGAGGACCTGGACCCGGACACCTGGCGGGCGGTGGTCGACGTCAACCTGACGGGCGCGTTCCTGTGCGCCCAGGCGGCCTTCCGCACCATGAAGGAACAGGAACCGCAGGGCGGCCGCATCATCAACAACGGCTCGATCTCCGCGCACGTGCCGCGCCCGCACTCGATCGCGTACACGGCGACGAAGCACGCGATGACGGGCCTCACCAAGTCCCTGTCGCTCGACGGCCGCCCGTACCGCATCGCGTGCGGTCAGCTCGACATCGGCAACGCGGCGACGGAGATGACCGCCCGGATGCAGACCGGCATCCTCCAGGCCAACGGACAGCTGGCGGCGGAGCCGGTGATGGACGCGGCGGACGTGGCGGCGACGGTGGTGCACATGGCGGCCCTGCCGCTGGAGGCGAACGTGCAGTTCGCGACGGTGATGGCCACGACGATGCCGTACATCGGCCGGGGATAACCCCCGCCCGGAGGGATCGGCCGGGCGTCAGACCGGCCGATCCGCTGAGGACCGATCCGGCGTCAGCGTGGCCGACCCCCTGAGGACCGGCCCGGCGTCAGGCCTGGCCGGTCTCGAACCGCGCGACCTTGCCGCCGTCGACGACGAAGCGCCAGCGCGTCTTCATCTCGCCCCAGGTGTCGTTCCGGAAGCGGGCCACGAGATCGAGCCCGTCGCCCTTCTCCGACTCGATCTCCATGTGCCCGCGCGAGGAGAAGATCTCCCGCTCGGTCCAGTCCCGGAGGTCACGGTCGGACCCGTCGTCGGACATGGTCGCACCAGGAGTCAGGGCCTCCTGGAAAGCCGCCTGGTCTTGGGCGTTGAGGGCCGTGACGAACGCGCGCACGGCCGGATCGGTGAGCCGGTCCACGGGGATGGTCATGCCCTACCCGTACACCCCGGCGACCCCCTCCCCCCGCGAACCCGCCGCACACCCGCCGCGTGTCGGCGGCCGCACTCCGCCACCTGGCCGAGCGGCGCGCCGCCCGAGGCGGCTTCTCAGCGCCACACAGCCCTATGGGCCGCGTGTTCGCTGGCACCGGTCCGGGTCGGCCGGGCAGGCTCCGGCACAGCTTCCGCGCACCACCGCACACATCCCTGGAGGAGCGATGCCGAACGCCGGCAAGGTCGTCAAGCTGTACGCGAAGGAGGCCCCGGTCGGGGTGCTGGACGGGGCCCTGGTCGGCTTCCTCACCGACCCGGCGCAGGCCGGGGAGTGGCTGGTCACCCGGCAGGACGAGGGCTTCCGCCTCACCGCCAAGGGCACGGAGGAGACCGTCACCGCGGAGGGCCCCGAGCGCGCGCCCGTGGCCGTCCGCCCCGACGACTCCCCCGCCTCCGTCTGGCGTCTCCAGCGCGTCGGCCGCGACGGCGACACCACCACGATCACCTCGCTCGCCGACCTCCGGGACGGCACCTATGTGATCGACCAGAACGGACTGGCCCTCGGCCGCGACCTGTTCGAGGACCGCTCCCTGCTCCCCAAGCGCATCTTCGTCCGCACCGACGACCGGGACCCGCAGTGGCGGATCGAGGTCCTCGGCTGAGCCGACCGCCCGCGCGTGCCCCGTCCGGGGTCCGGGTGGGCAGCCGGGCGGCCTCCACGTCAGCCGGTGAAGCCCGGTACGACCAGGCCCGACTCGTACGCGATGACCACCGCGTGCGTCCGGTTCTGCGCGCCGAGTTTGGTCAGCACGTTCCCGACGTGCGTCTTGACCGTCTCCAGGCTCACGGTGAGGGACTCCGCGATCTCCGGGTTGGACAGGCCCGTGGCCATCAGCCGCAGCACCTCCTCCTCCCGTCCGGTCAGCGCCGCCCTCGGCAGCGCCGCCGCGGAGTCCAGCGGACGGACGGCGACCATCCGGCGCAGGGTCGCGGGGAAGAGGATCGCCTCGCCCGCCGCCACCACCCGCACCGCCTCCGCGATCTGCCGGACCGGAAGCCGCTTGAGCACGAATCCGCTGGCACCGGCGCTGAGCGCGGCGGTGACGTGGTCGTCGTTCTCGAAGGTGGTGATCACGACGACCTTCGGCGGCGCCGGGGCGGGGCCGCCCCCCGGCCCCGCCGGCTCGTCCGTCCCCGCGAGGAGCCGGCGGGTCGCCTCGATCCCGTCGCGGCGGGGCATCCGTACGTCCATCAGGACCACGTCAGGCCGCAGCCGCCGCGCCTGCTCGACCACCTCGACGCCGTCGGCGGCCTCCCCGACCACCTCGATGCCCGGCTGTGCGGCGAGCAGCATCCGCAGACCGGTACGGGTCACCTCGTCGTCGTCCGCGATCAGGAGCGTCGTCGGGGTCTCGGTGCCGTCGGGGCCGGTCATGCCGACAACCGTACGGGCAGCCTGACCGCGAGCCGCCAGTGCCTCGGCCCGTCCGGTCCTGCGTCGATCTCGCCGTGCAGGAGGCGTACGCGCTCGGTGAGACCGGGCAGCCCGTGCCCGGAGGTCGGGAAGGCCCGCGGCCGGCCCGTACGCGGCGCGGCCCCCGTCTCGTTGACCACGGCCAGCTCCAGCGCGTCCGGGCCGGCCGCCACCCGTACCGTGATCGGGCCGCCGGAGCCGTGCCGGACGGCGTTGGTCAGCCCCTCCTGGACGATCCGGTACGCGGCCCGGGAGAGCGTCCCCCGCACCCGCGCCGGGTCCCCCGACCGCTCCCACTCCACCACCGCGCCCGTGTGCCGGACCCGTTCGAGCAGCTCGGGCAGGTCGGCCAAGGTGCGGATCGGCGCGGCCGTACCGGTCCCGGCCTTCTCCGCCTCGCGCTCGCGCAGGACGCCGAGGACGTAGTCCAGGTCCTCCAACGCGGCCCTGGCGGACTCCTCGATGCTGCGCAGGGCGGCCCGCGCCGCCACCGGGTCGGTGGACATCAGCTCGCCCGCCACCGCGGCCTGGATCGTGGTCGTCGTCAGCGTGTGCCCGATGGAGTCGTGCAACTCGTGGGCCAGCCGGTTGCGTTCGGCGAGCCGCCGCTCCCGCTCGGCCGCGAGCGCGAGCCGCTCGGTCGTCGACGGCCCGAGGAGCCGGGGCGCCGACCACCGCAGCGCGCGCGTCACGAGGACGCAGACGACCGCGGCGAGCAGCAGACAGCCGAGCGCCGCGGCCCAGCTCTGCCAGCCGCCCGTCACCCGCGTGGACCGGCCGAACAGGCTCAACGCCAGCTCGGCCCGGAGCCAGCCCCCGGGAAGGGCCACGGCGAGGAAGAGCAGCAGCCCGCTCGCGAGCGCACCCGTCCAGCCGACGGTCACGTGCAGCAGCAGCCAGAGAGGAGTCCGCCAGCGCTGCCCGGCCCCGGGGGGCGTCCCGGGCGGGCGGGCGGCCGAGGGCGCGGGCAGGACCACGTGCAGCAGTCGGCGGGCGGCCAGGACCAGCACCCGCCGTGTGGTGCGGGCCAGGCCGACCAGCGCGATCAGCGCGGCCCAGACGACCAGAACCACGCCGAACAGGACGCCCTCGGGGGCCGATCGCCAGGCCAGCGCCGGAAGCAGCGCGAAGGACAGCAGGGGGAGGCTCGCGAGGGCGGCCGCGTAGGCGAACAGCGCGCCCGTGTACGTGGAACGGCGCAGCAGCGGCCGGAGTGCCTTGATCATCATCGGCCAGTATGGACGGGCCGCCCGCGGCCGGCCTCCCCCGATCGGGGGAGCACTTTCTCCCGCCTTTCCGCGATGCGCTCAGGGGCCCCGGAAAACATGATCGTGTCCTGCCCGATCGACGGAAGGACAGCGATGAGCACGCGAGCGATGAAGACGGGGACGTCGAGGTTCCGCCTCTCCCGACCGCGGAAGGGTCTCCGGCGCGGGGGCGCCGCGGCCGCGGCGGCGGTGGTCGCCGCGGTGATGACGGCGGGCGCGCTCGCGCCGCCCGCGGCGGTCGCCGCGACTCGGCCGGACGCCGTGCAGCAGGGCCTGAACGCCCTGGTGCGCGGGGGCCAGCCGGCGGCGCTGGCGAGCGTCGAGGACGCCGGGGGCCGCGCCCGTACGTACACCGCGGGGGTCGGAGACCTGGCCACGGGCGCGAAGGTGCCCAGGGACGGCCAGGTGAGGATCGGCAGCAACACCAAGACGTTCACCGCGGTGGTGGTGCTGCAGCTGGTCGGCGAGGGGAAGATCGGCCTCGACGGGTGGGTCGACACGTACCTGCCGGGGGTGGTGCGGGGGAAGGGCCTCGACGGAGGGAAGATCACCGTACGTCAGCTGCTGCAGCACACGAGCGGGATTCCGGACTACGGGGCGGACATCAGCGACGAGGAGATGCTGCACCGGTACTTCGAGCCGCGTGATCTCGTGGACGTGGCGCTCAAGCACGGGGCCGAGTTCGAACCGGGGAAGAAGTGGAGCTACAGCAACACGAACTACGTGCTGGCGGGCCTGATCGTCCAGAAGGTGACGGGGCGCCCGCTGGCCGAGGAGATCGACCGCCGCATCGTGCGGAGGATCGGACTGCGGCACACGTACTTCCCTGGGCAGGGGGACAGGGGCATCAGGGAGGCGCACCCGAAGGGCTACCACCGGATGAAGAAGGGTGAGCCGCTGCGGGACGTCACACGGCTCGACCCCTCGGCCGGCTGGGCGGCGGGGCAGATGATCTCGACGAACTCGGACCTGAACCGCTTCTTCGGCGAGCTGATCGGCGGCGACCGCCTGCTGCGCGAGGCGCAGCGGAAGCAGATGCGGACGACGGTCCCGATCGCGGGGACGGAGTTCCACTACGGGTTGGGGCTCATGAAGAGGCCGCTGTCGTGCGGAGGCTTCTACTGGGGCCACGGCGGCGACATCACGGGCTACGAGACCAGGGGCGGGGTCACGGACGACGGACGGGCGGCGAACGTGGCGGTGACGAGCATCCCGACGGAGGCGGAGGCCGTGAAGGGGGTGACCGGGGTGGTGGACACGGCTTTGTGCGGGTGAGAGGAGTGGGGCGGGGGCCGGGCCCGGCGTGGACCCCGCCCCCCTCCCCCGTATCCCGCCCCCTCAGTCCAGGCAGAACTCGTTGCCCTCCGGGTCGGCCATCACGATCCACCCGGTGCTCATCGGCGGGTCGGGCTCGAAGCGGCGCAGCCGCTCGGCGCCCAGCGCCACGAGCCGGGCGCACTCGGCCTCCAGGGCCGCCATCCGCTCCTCCCCCTCGAGACCGGGCGCCGCCCTGACGTCGAGGTGGACGCGGTTCTTGGCCGCCTTGCCCTCCGGCACCTGCTGGAAGAAGATCCGGGGCCCCTCCCCGTCGGGGTCCTCCAGGGCCGACCGCGAGTTGCGCTGCTCCTCCGGTACGCCCATCTTCGCGAGGAACTCGTCCCAGGCGGCCAGCGCGTCGGCGCCCTCGGGCAGTTCGACTCCGGGCGGGCCGGGGTGGACGTACCCCAGCACCTCACCCCAGAAGACCGACAGGGCCCCGGGGTCATGGGCGTCGAAGGTGACCTGGAAGTGGCGGCTCATCGTGCGGCTCCGTTCGTCGTGGTGAAGCCACCCTGACACCCATGGCGGACAGGATCGGTCCGCCATCTCTGGCAGGCTGGGCCACATGGACGAGCGGGGGACGACGGAGCGGGTGCTCACCCTGCTCGGGCTGTTGCAGCGGCGTCAGGTGTGGACGGGCCCGGAACTCGCCGAGCGCCTCGGGGTCACCGCGCGCACGGTGCGCCGCGATGTCGAACGGCTGCGCGCCCTGGGCTATCCGGTGCACGCCGGCATGGGGGTCGGCGGTGGCTACCGGCTCGGCCGGGGGCAGGAACTGCCGCCGCTCCTCCTCGACGACGAGGAGGCGATCGCCACGGCGGTGGCGCTGCTCGCGGGCGCGGCCTCGGGCACGGGCGACGCCGCGCTGCGGGCCCTCACCAAGCTCGACCAGGTGCTGCCCAGCCGGCTGCGGCACGAGGTGCGGGCCCTGTCGGACACGGTGGAGTTCTTCGGCTCGGGCCGCACCCCGGTCGACCCCGATGTGCTCATGACCCTGGCCAGGGCGTGCCGCGACGAGGTGGAGACGGGCTTCGACTACCCGTCGGGGGACACGACGAGCCGGCGGCGGGTCGAGCCGCACCGCCTGGTCGCCTCCGACCGGCGCTGGTACCTCCTCGCGTACGACCTGGACCGCGACGACT is from Streptomyces venezuelae ATCC 10712 and encodes:
- a CDS encoding sensor histidine kinase is translated as MIKALRPLLRRSTYTGALFAYAAALASLPLLSFALLPALAWRSAPEGVLFGVVLVVWAALIALVGLARTTRRVLVLAARRLLHVVLPAPSAARPPGTPPGAGQRWRTPLWLLLHVTVGWTGALASGLLLFLAVALPGGWLRAELALSLFGRSTRVTGGWQSWAAALGCLLLAAVVCVLVTRALRWSAPRLLGPSTTERLALAAERERRLAERNRLAHELHDSIGHTLTTTTIQAAVAGELMSTDPVAARAALRSIEESARAALEDLDYVLGVLREREAEKAGTGTAAPIRTLADLPELLERVRHTGAVVEWERSGDPARVRGTLSRAAYRIVQEGLTNAVRHGSGGPITVRVAAGPDALELAVVNETGAAPRTGRPRAFPTSGHGLPGLTERVRLLHGEIDAGPDGPRHWRLAVRLPVRLSA
- a CDS encoding SDR family oxidoreductase, giving the protein MGHGSRVRCAPMSIAVVTGAGSGIGRSVALALAAAGWSVALAGRRAAALEETAAAAPAGDFLVVPTDVTSADEVAALFTAVRDRYGRVDLLFNNAGTFAGGGVPVEDLDPDTWRAVVDVNLTGAFLCAQAAFRTMKEQEPQGGRIINNGSISAHVPRPHSIAYTATKHAMTGLTKSLSLDGRPYRIACGQLDIGNAATEMTARMQTGILQANGQLAAEPVMDAADVAATVVHMAALPLEANVQFATVMATTMPYIGRG
- a CDS encoding serine hydrolase domain-containing protein, encoding MSTRAMKTGTSRFRLSRPRKGLRRGGAAAAAAVVAAVMTAGALAPPAAVAATRPDAVQQGLNALVRGGQPAALASVEDAGGRARTYTAGVGDLATGAKVPRDGQVRIGSNTKTFTAVVVLQLVGEGKIGLDGWVDTYLPGVVRGKGLDGGKITVRQLLQHTSGIPDYGADISDEEMLHRYFEPRDLVDVALKHGAEFEPGKKWSYSNTNYVLAGLIVQKVTGRPLAEEIDRRIVRRIGLRHTYFPGQGDRGIREAHPKGYHRMKKGEPLRDVTRLDPSAGWAAGQMISTNSDLNRFFGELIGGDRLLREAQRKQMRTTVPIAGTEFHYGLGLMKRPLSCGGFYWGHGGDITGYETRGGVTDDGRAANVAVTSIPTEAEAVKGVTGVVDTALCG
- a CDS encoding helix-turn-helix transcriptional regulator codes for the protein MDERGTTERVLTLLGLLQRRQVWTGPELAERLGVTARTVRRDVERLRALGYPVHAGMGVGGGYRLGRGQELPPLLLDDEEAIATAVALLAGAASGTGDAALRALTKLDQVLPSRLRHEVRALSDTVEFFGSGRTPVDPDVLMTLARACRDEVETGFDYPSGDTTSRRRVEPHRLVASDRRWYLLAYDLDRDDWRTFRVDRMTEVAPRTWRFRPRPAPDAAQYVQEGVASRVYARQARFLVHAPASVVRGQVPPSAALVRPLGDDRCELVTGAADLDFLIMRVLLLGHPFEALDPPDLASHCHALAQRLLSVTVTTPPSGAAAQGPTAVRPDPEG
- a CDS encoding VOC family protein codes for the protein MSRHFQVTFDAHDPGALSVFWGEVLGYVHPGPPGVELPEGADALAAWDEFLAKMGVPEEQRNSRSALEDPDGEGPRIFFQQVPEGKAAKNRVHLDVRAAPGLEGEERMAALEAECARLVALGAERLRRFEPDPPMSTGWIVMADPEGNEFCLD
- a CDS encoding response regulator transcription factor; the protein is MTGPDGTETPTTLLIADDDEVTRTGLRMLLAAQPGIEVVGEAADGVEVVEQARRLRPDVVLMDVRMPRRDGIEATRRLLAGTDEPAGPGGGPAPAPPKVVVITTFENDDHVTAALSAGASGFVLKRLPVRQIAEAVRVVAAGEAILFPATLRRMVAVRPLDSAAALPRAALTGREEEVLRLMATGLSNPEIAESLTVSLETVKTHVGNVLTKLGAQNRTHAVVIAYESGLVVPGFTG